AATTGCTGCACCGCCATACTCTTTCGCATTTGAATTTTGAGTTCGGTCTCGGAAACTTTCATATTCAGCAATGCGGTTTTAAATTCATCTTCACTGGAAAATCTTTTCTTCAGAATATCAAACTCTTCATTAAATACTTTATCTTCGACCTTGATCCCCTCTTTCTGGCTTTTCTGATAGAGCAGCTCCCGGTTGATAAGCGTTTCAAGCACCGCCTTTTTGACGTCCGGCAACTGGACGTCGCTGACAGGTTTTCCCTGACCGGCAAGCTGTCGGTAAACACGTATCATTTCTCTATCAAAATCCCCCCGGGTGATCACCACGCCATTAACGCTCGCAACCTTCCCTTCTGAAACCGGTTTTTCCGCTGCAAATGCAGGCAGCACCATCCAGACCAGACTTATCGCCGCAAATCGCACCCAAAACCATCTGAACCGTTTTATCCTCATTCAAATTTCTCCCGTTTAAGCCAACCGACTTTTTACTCTATGTATTCCCAAAATCCTCCGGATCGATACTTTCCAAAATCTCAGTCCACTGCTTGCCGCTTTCAGACGTATCCTCGGGCTCGCCTGCCGCATCTATTTGCTTGGACTTTTTGATCACCTTGTCTGCCACAAAAATGGGCGCCCCGACTCGCAGAGAAAGGGCCAGTGCATCGCTGGGCCGTGCATCGATGGCCATTTCGTTGTTCTTATGCGAGATATGGATTAAGGCAAAATAGGTGCTGTCCCTGAGGTCACAAACCTCTATCCGATTTACCTTGACCTCTGTCAGGTCAAAAAAATTTGTCAGCAGATCGTGAGTCATGGGTCTGGAAAATTTAATGCCTTCCAACTCGCTGGCGATAGCTTGTGCTTCCAAAAACCCTATCCATATGGGCAATGTTCTTTCCCCATCGATTTCTTTTAGAACGACGATGGGACTTTTTGTTAATGGGTCCAGAGCTAATGCTGAAATGACCATGGGCCTTAACATGTTCATGCCTCCCCACCTTCTTTATTTGGGATATTTTTTAAAGATCCATTAATAGGAGCGCCGCCCGCCGCCGCGTTTTCCCTTGGACTGGCGGCCTTCGGAACGAGGACGGGACTTACTGACTTTAAGCCCTCTTCTTTTATCTGAATTGAATTACTAATCAAGCTTTTTTTGCTTTTTATATAGACATGTCAAAATTTTCTCTCCCGGGAGTGAATAAAATTCCATAACGAAATGAGCCGGGGATATGGGCATCGGCTACCGGTACTGCCGATATTCGACACCGCATTTTTGGGCCTTGTAGCTGAATTTGCGTACCGTTGTTTTGAGCATTTTGGCCGCCAGGGAAGTATTGCCGCGGGTATTTTTCAGCGCGTCGATGATCATTTCTCTTTCGAGCTTTGCGACGGCATCTTCAAGAGACAGAACCGGCAAGGTATCCGATTCTTTGCCGGTCTGCAGCGTGGGCGGCAGATGATAGCTGTGGATAACACCTTCCTCGCACAACAGCACGGCCCGTTCGATGCAGTTTTCAAGTTCTCTGACATTGCCGGGCCAGTGGTATTCAATTAGCATGTCGATGGCCGGCGTAGAAAAGCGGCGGATATCTTTATGGTTCTCAGCCGCATATTTTTCCAGAAAATGATCGGCCAGCAGCAGAATGTCGGTCTTGCGTTCCCTCAAGGGCGGCAGGTAAATCGGAAAGACATTTAAGCGATAATAGAGATCCCCCCTGAAGGTTTCTGTTTCTACGGCCTGTTCGAGATTTTTGTTGGTAGCGGCGATAACGCGCACATCCGTTTTGATGGTCTCAAGTCCACCCACACGCTCAAATTCTTTTTCCTGCAATACGCGCAGCAGCTTAAACTGAACGTCAAGCCCCACGGATCCGATCTCGTCAAGGAAGATGGTCCCCTTGTTGGCCAATTCAAACTTACCCTTTTTCAGCTTGATGGCGCCGGTGAAGGCCCCTTTTTCATGTCCGAACAGCTCACTTTCAATCAGATTGGATGGAAGTGCCGCACAGTTGACTTTAACAAAAGGGTGCTTTGCCCGGTAACTGTCGTAATGGATGGAGTTGGCCACAAGCTCTTTGCCGGTTCCGCTCTCTCCGCGAATCAGAACCGTGGCGTTACTTTTTGAAACTTGCGAGATCATCTGAAAAACCTCTCGCATCTTGTTACTGTTCCCGACGATATTGGTGATATGATATTTACCCTCGAGTTCGCTTCTGAGCCTGATATTTTCTTCTCTTAAACGCTCTTTTTCCAGATGGATGGTT
The genomic region above belongs to Candidatus Desulfatibia profunda and contains:
- a CDS encoding bifunctional nuclease family protein — its product is MLRPMVISALALDPLTKSPIVVLKEIDGERTLPIWIGFLEAQAIASELEGIKFSRPMTHDLLTNFFDLTEVKVNRIEVCDLRDSTYFALIHISHKNNEMAIDARPSDALALSLRVGAPIFVADKVIKKSKQIDAAGEPEDTSESGKQWTEILESIDPEDFGNT
- a CDS encoding sigma 54-interacting transcriptional regulator, whose product is MKRIEDVTLLYEISEALYEHLDLKKSLYKVLDILSNSMNMVRGTVTILNPLRDEIGIEVAHGLPRGAVESVKYKLGEGITGRVIETGKAVAVPKISDEPLFLNRTASRKGKQDQELSFICVPIKKGNQVIGSLSVDKPYDESYSLQAGTQLLSVIATMIARHVINLETIHLEKERLREENIRLRSELEGKYHITNIVGNSNKMREVFQMISQVSKSNATVLIRGESGTGKELVANSIHYDSYRAKHPFVKVNCAALPSNLIESELFGHEKGAFTGAIKLKKGKFELANKGTIFLDEIGSVGLDVQFKLLRVLQEKEFERVGGLETIKTDVRVIAATNKNLEQAVETETFRGDLYYRLNVFPIYLPPLRERKTDILLLADHFLEKYAAENHKDIRRFSTPAIDMLIEYHWPGNVRELENCIERAVLLCEEGVIHSYHLPPTLQTGKESDTLPVLSLEDAVAKLEREMIIDALKNTRGNTSLAAKMLKTTVRKFSYKAQKCGVEYRQYR